AAAAGCCATTGAAACCCAAATCAAATTATGCAGTTCCAGGACTTTATTTTTATGATAATTCGGTGGTTGAAATTGCAAAGAACATCAAGCCAAGTCCTCGTGGAGAATATGAAATTACAGATGTTAATAAAGTATATTTAGAAAGAGAGGCCCTGAAAGTAGGGATTTTGAGTAGAGGTACTGCTTGGTTGGATACAGGAACTTTTAACAGTTTAATGCAGGCTGGGCAATTTGTTCAAGTGATTGAAGAACGTCAAGGACTAAAAGTAGGCTGTATTGAGGAAATTGCTTGGCGACAAGGATTTATTTCAGATAAACAATTAAAAGAACTAGCGGAACCATTAAAAAAGTCAGGATATGGCGAATATCTTTTAGGTCTTTTAAAACATAAATTATAAATTATTTAGCGCGTGATTTTTTAGGAATTATTTCTTTAAAAATCATGAGTTATGCTCTAAAATCAATACTAATTCCAATATGCAATATATTATAGTAGCTATATTATTTGTTATTCTTGAACTTGTTTATTTCAAAATAGCAGATTTCTTTAATATTATAGATAAACCCAATCATCGTTCTTCTCATACTACAGTTACGTTGCGAGGAGGAGGGATTATTTTTCCTGTTGCGGTAGTAGTCGCTTTTATTATGGGATATGTTTCTGTTCCTGTTTTAACAGCTGTTGTATTAGTTTCAATTGTGAGTTTTATTGATGATATATATCCTTTGCCAACTTTACCAAGGTTTTTGTCTCATCTTATAGCAGTATTATTATTGCTGTTTGATTTAAATTTGTTTGGAATTGAATTTTGGATTATTCCTATAAGTATTGTTTTGCTTATCGGTTGGATTAATGCCTTTAATTTCATGGATGGGATAAACGGAATAACTGTTTTATATGCGATGGTTAGTCTCCTTACTTTTGGGTATTTGTACCAAAATGAAGATCAATTTCCGGTATTTATTCTAATGGGAATTTCCTGTTTAGTTTTTGGTTTTTTCAATATTAGAAAGAAAGCCAAAACATTTGCTGGCGATGTAGGGAGTATTTCTATGGCTGTGTTTTTGGCGTATTTCATGTTGAAACTGATTTTTGAAAAACAACAAATAGGATATCTGCTATTCTTTTCAGTATATGGAATTGATGCTATTGTCACTATTTTATATCGTATAAAAAATAAAGAAAATATTTTGCAACCTCATAGAAGCCATTTGTATCAATATTTATCGAATGAAATGCAATGGTCTCATGTTAGCGTTTCCTTACTTTATGCTGTAATACAATTAGCTATAAATTGTTGCGTAATACTATTTATAAATAAAGGTTATATGTCACCCATGATTTTCTTACTGACTGGATTGGTATTAATGGCGGTTTATTGGAGAATCAGAATCAAAGTGCTTTCCATCATGAGGCTCAAATCAGTCTAAATTTTTTAAATTAGAATTTATATGAGTAAAAGAATTTTTGACATTCTTTTTGCAATAATAGGATTGCTATTCATTGGTTGGATAATACTTCTTTTTTTTATTTTGGCAACAATTGATACGAAGCAAAATGGTTTTTTTATTCAGGAAAGAATTGGTCGTCATGGCAAAAAGTTTAAAATATATAAACTACGAACAATCAAATCAGATCGTTTCGGAACGCCAATCATTTCCTTTTTAGGGAATTTTCTCAGAAAGTCAAAAATAGATGAGTTTCCACAACTTTATAATGTTTTGATAAATGACATGAGTTTTGTGGGACCAAGACCTGATGTTGCAGGATACTATGATGTATTAGAAGGGGAGAATAGAAAACTGCTGGAATTAAAACCAGGAATTACCGGGCCTGCAAGTCTTATTTACAGCAATGAAGATTCCTTATTGTTAGAAAATGAAAATCCAAAGGAGTACAACGATGAAGTTATTTTTCCGAATAAGATAAAGTTGAATTTGGAGTATTATCACAATCATTCTTTTTTTGGAGATAGTGTTATAATTATAAAAACTGTTTTAGGAATTAAAGGTCCTATATTATAAAAACAGATACATTTATTTTAAAGTATTATTAAATGAGTAATCCAAAAATTAGTCTTTCTTCTCCTCATATGGGAGGTGATGAACAAAAGTTTATTCAAGAGGCTTTTGATAATAATTGGATTGCACCTAATGGACCAGGAATTTTTTCGTTTGAAAATGATATTGAAAATTACTTAGAAAATGTAAATGTTACCGCTTTAAATTCAGGGACAGCCGCCATTCATTTAGGGCTAGTATTGTTGGGGGTGAAAAAAGGAGATGAAGTACTAGTTCAAACCCATACCCATGTTGCTTCGGTAAATCCAATTATTTATCAGGGAGCAACTCCTGTTTTTATAGATAGTGAAGTTGATACTTGGAATTTATGCCCTGTATTTTTAGAAAAAGCAATTACAGACAGAATAAGTAAAGGACAAAAACCAAAAGCAATTATAGCGGTTCATATCTATGGAATTCCGTATAAAATAGAAGCAATAAGAACTGTAGCAGATAAATATAATATTCCCATTTTAGAAGATTCTGCTGAAGCTTTAGGAAGCAGTTATAAAGGACAAAAGTGTGGCACTTTTGGAGATATTGGGATACTATCATTTAATGGCAATAAAATAATAACTACTTCAGGAGGCGGTGCACTTATTACCAAAACTAAAGCAGAAAAAGAAAAAGCAATTTTCTTTGCAACTCAATCAAAAGATCCTGCGCCCTATTATCAACATAGTGAGATAGGGTATAATTATAGAATGAGTACTATTTGTGCTAGCATTGGAAGAGGACAAATGAAAGTTCTAAATAATCATGTAGTTTCAAGAAGAGCCATGCATGATTTTTATTTAGATTTATTTGAGAATGTTGAAGGTATAACTGTTTTTTCTGTTCCCAATGAAGATTATTATTCGAATTATTGGTTGACGACTATTTTAATAGATTCAGAAAAAAACAATACTATAAATCGAGAAACAATAAGGCTTGCACTCGAACAGGAAAATATCGAATCTAGGCCATTATGGAAACCGATGCATTTGCAGCCTATTTTTAAAGAGTATCCATACTATGGTAGTAATATAGCTCAATCACTTTTTGAGAATGGGCTTTGTCTTCCGTCAGGTTCTAATCTAACAGCTATGGAACGAGCTAAAATTAGAAGAGTTGTTTTGAAGTTATATCAGAGATAATTTCATCATTTATTTTAATAATGCATATATAATTTAAGTCATAAAAAGTGCAGTTTCTTCTTCTAAAAAGAGTATTAATTCGTTATATTTGATTTACATTTATGGCTCTTTAGAAATTAGAAATTATAAAAACCAAATCATTTTGAATAAAAGTACCCCAGATACTGAAAAATCTTTTTTTCATCAATATTTTACCAGAGACAATTTAAGATTCAATATTCATAATTTGAATTATTTGCCAAGATGGGTTGTAGTAACAATTGATACTATGATTTTGTTAATTTCTTTCCTTTTTACTTTTATGTTATTTAAAGGAACTGGATTAAACTATCTTATTACTGCTTATGAAATTGAGTTTGTTACTTTCTTCTTCGGTGTAAATATCTTTTTCTTCTGGCTTTTCAGAACGTATTCAGGAATTATTAGACATTCCTCTTTTATTGATGCCATAAAACTGCTTTTTTCTCAAATATCAGTTTTAGTTTTCTTTCTTTTATTCAATTTTTTCTTTGAATTTTTTACAAAAGAGAAAGCTTTTTTGAATACGGCACTTTTTATAAACATCGTTTTTTCTTTCTGCGCTTTGTTTTTGTATCGGGTTTTGGTTAAAAGGAGTTTTGAACTTTATTTCTCAGAAAAGGCAGATACAAAATTAATACGTACTGTTATTTATGGAGCTGATGCTAATGCAATATCAGTTTCTAATGCATTGAAATTTGAAACACCATCCCGTTTTAAAATTGTGGGGTTTGTAGATCGAAACAATCAAAATTCATCTAAACGAATGTTAGATTTACCTATATTGGTCCAAAAGAAAAAGTTGCCTGCTTTAATGCGTTCTGTTGGTGCAGAGGCAGTTATAATTGCAGATAAGAGCTTGTCTAAAGAAGAACAATTAATTATTGTTGATCAATGTTTGGAATTTAATTATAGAGTTTATACTGTTCCATTGATAACGGATTGGGAAAATCAAAAAGAGATTTCTCAAAAAGTAAAAAATATACAAATTGAAGATTTATTAGAGAGAAAGCCAATTGTTTTGGATAGCAAATCCATTTCAAAACAGTTAAAGGAAAAAACCATTTTAATTTCAGGTGCAGCGGGATCCATTGGGAGTGAAATAGTGCGTCAGGTTATAATTTTCAAACCTAATACAATAATTATGTTGGATCAGGCAGAAACT
Above is a window of Flavobacterium sp. 123 DNA encoding:
- a CDS encoding glycosyltransferase family 4 protein; translation: MQYIIVAILFVILELVYFKIADFFNIIDKPNHRSSHTTVTLRGGGIIFPVAVVVAFIMGYVSVPVLTAVVLVSIVSFIDDIYPLPTLPRFLSHLIAVLLLLFDLNLFGIEFWIIPISIVLLIGWINAFNFMDGINGITVLYAMVSLLTFGYLYQNEDQFPVFILMGISCLVFGFFNIRKKAKTFAGDVGSISMAVFLAYFMLKLIFEKQQIGYLLFFSVYGIDAIVTILYRIKNKENILQPHRSHLYQYLSNEMQWSHVSVSLLYAVIQLAINCCVILFINKGYMSPMIFLLTGLVLMAVYWRIRIKVLSIMRLKSV
- a CDS encoding polysaccharide biosynthesis protein, whose amino-acid sequence is MNKSTPDTEKSFFHQYFTRDNLRFNIHNLNYLPRWVVVTIDTMILLISFLFTFMLFKGTGLNYLITAYEIEFVTFFFGVNIFFFWLFRTYSGIIRHSSFIDAIKLLFSQISVLVFFLLFNFFFEFFTKEKAFLNTALFINIVFSFCALFLYRVLVKRSFELYFSEKADTKLIRTVIYGADANAISVSNALKFETPSRFKIVGFVDRNNQNSSKRMLDLPILVQKKKLPALMRSVGAEAVIIADKSLSKEEQLIIVDQCLEFNYRVYTVPLITDWENQKEISQKVKNIQIEDLLERKPIVLDSKSISKQLKEKTILISGAAGSIGSEIVRQVIIFKPNTIIMLDQAETPLHHLALEIQKIDTNTKIYSVIADVRNKEAMENIFKKYQPEVVYHAAAYKHVPLMEENPSQAIITNVEGTMNLANLSCRYQVKKFVMVSTDKAVNPSNVMGASKRIAEKYVQLLQLQNQNGNQTHTTKFITTRFGNVLGSNGSVVPLFTKQIANGGPVTITHKDIIRYFMTIPEACQLVLEAGAMGNGGEIYIFDMGKPVKIIDLAKKMIKLAGFIPDRDIKIEIVGLRPGEKLYEELLNETSKTVPTYHEKIMIALEVNDEVETLCSDIKDLINSANLYDNDDIVSKMKKIVPEFKSMNSTFEVLDK
- a CDS encoding DegT/DnrJ/EryC1/StrS aminotransferase family protein gives rise to the protein MSNPKISLSSPHMGGDEQKFIQEAFDNNWIAPNGPGIFSFENDIENYLENVNVTALNSGTAAIHLGLVLLGVKKGDEVLVQTHTHVASVNPIIYQGATPVFIDSEVDTWNLCPVFLEKAITDRISKGQKPKAIIAVHIYGIPYKIEAIRTVADKYNIPILEDSAEALGSSYKGQKCGTFGDIGILSFNGNKIITTSGGGALITKTKAEKEKAIFFATQSKDPAPYYQHSEIGYNYRMSTICASIGRGQMKVLNNHVVSRRAMHDFYLDLFENVEGITVFSVPNEDYYSNYWLTTILIDSEKNNTINRETIRLALEQENIESRPLWKPMHLQPIFKEYPYYGSNIAQSLFENGLCLPSGSNLTAMERAKIRRVVLKLYQR
- a CDS encoding sugar transferase, translated to MSKRIFDILFAIIGLLFIGWIILLFFILATIDTKQNGFFIQERIGRHGKKFKIYKLRTIKSDRFGTPIISFLGNFLRKSKIDEFPQLYNVLINDMSFVGPRPDVAGYYDVLEGENRKLLELKPGITGPASLIYSNEDSLLLENENPKEYNDEVIFPNKIKLNLEYYHNHSFFGDSVIIIKTVLGIKGPIL